In the Syntrophus aciditrophicus SB genome, ATGTTCACGGCCATCGGAAGGAACAGATTGACCGGGCCATTCGGGAGCAACTGAATCGGGTCGCCCATTCCACCCTGCTCGGCTTGGCCCATGAACCCGCCATTGTCTGTGCGCGGAAACTGCTGGAGATCGTGCCGAAAGGGCTGACCCGGGTCTTTTACTCGGAAAGCGGCTCCACCGCTGTGGAAATCGCCTTGAAGATGGCCTTTCAGTATCAGCAGCAGGCAGCCGGAGGCGATCCCCGCAAAATCCGTTTCATGTCCCTGACCAACGCTTACCACGGCGATACCCTGGGTTCGGTCAGTGCGGGCGGGATCGACCTGTTTCATGCCACCTACCGGGAACTTCTTTTTCCGACGGTCAAGGCCGCAGCGCCGTATTGCTACCGATGTCCATTCGGAGCTTCCTATCCAGGCTGCCGGTTTGACTGCCTGAGTCAGCTGGAAAACCTGCTGGCAGCTCACGCCCATGAACTGGCGGCCCTGATTATCGAACCCCTCGTTCAGGGGGCGGCTGGCATTCTGGTTCAGCCTCCCGGGTATCTGAAACGGGTTCGGGAGCTCTGCACGCGTTACGGGGTGCTGATGATTGCCGATGAAGTGGCGGTAGGCTTCGGTAAGACAGGCAGGATGTTTGCCTGTGAACACGAAGACGTTGCCCCGGACATTCTGGCCCTGGGCAAGGGGCTGTCCGGAGGATATCTGCCCCTTGCGGCTACTGTGGCGACAGAAGAAATCTATAAGGGGTTTCTTGCCCGCTTC is a window encoding:
- the bioA gene encoding adenosylmethionine--8-amino-7-oxononanoate transaminase is translated as MNGQEEKKRQLVADGLKSIWFPFTQMQEFTPDDVLIIAEGKGVFLRDVDGRDYIDGVSSLWTNVHGHRKEQIDRAIREQLNRVAHSTLLGLAHEPAIVCARKLLEIVPKGLTRVFYSESGSTAVEIALKMAFQYQQQAAGGDPRKIRFMSLTNAYHGDTLGSVSAGGIDLFHATYRELLFPTVKAAAPYCYRCPFGASYPGCRFDCLSQLENLLAAHAHELAALIIEPLVQGAAGILVQPPGYLKRVRELCTRYGVLMIADEVAVGFGKTGRMFACEHEDVAPDILALGKGLSGGYLPLAATVATEEIYKGFLARFDEFKTFFHGHTYTGNPLACAAAIANLDVFAEERVIEGSGEKIERLTQGLTPIASLNHVGEVRQRGFMVGIELVADRETKALYPPAERIGHKVILEARKRGLIIRPLGDVIVLMPPLCITTEEIDRLCEITYESIRAVAGE